In Saccharomonospora marina XMU15, one genomic interval encodes:
- a CDS encoding glycosyltransferase family 2 protein has protein sequence MSRDPRVTVVLITHNRREEVLRTLEVMTTLPDAAPLIVADNASTDGTADAIARHHPQVSLLACETNLGALARNVAVEQVRTPYVAFCDDDTRWQPGSLTRAADLLDAHPGLASVTGRCLVEPDLVEDPITPELRYSPVRGPDWLPGPALLGIMAGLTTLRVRAFREVGGFNPRMWLGGEEELLALDLASRGWWMCWAEDVVIHHAPSRLRDPRRRRQLGIRNTLWTLWLRRPVPGAARRTADVLRSAPADLATASAVLEAVRGLPWVLRQRRVVPDSVERGLRALEHAQRSSVARRYVG, from the coding sequence ATGAGCCGCGATCCGCGTGTCACCGTCGTGCTGATCACCCACAACCGGCGCGAGGAGGTGCTGCGGACGCTCGAGGTGATGACCACGTTGCCGGACGCCGCGCCGCTGATCGTCGCCGACAACGCCTCCACCGACGGCACCGCCGACGCGATCGCGCGTCACCACCCGCAGGTGTCGTTGCTCGCCTGCGAGACCAACCTTGGTGCGCTGGCGCGCAACGTGGCTGTCGAGCAGGTACGGACCCCCTACGTGGCGTTCTGCGACGACGACACCCGTTGGCAGCCGGGGTCGCTCACCCGCGCCGCCGACCTGCTGGACGCCCACCCCGGGCTGGCGTCGGTGACAGGGCGTTGCCTCGTCGAGCCGGACCTCGTCGAGGACCCGATCACACCGGAGCTGCGGTACTCGCCGGTGCGGGGACCGGACTGGCTGCCCGGGCCCGCGCTGCTCGGCATCATGGCAGGCCTGACCACGCTGCGGGTGCGGGCGTTTCGTGAGGTGGGCGGGTTCAACCCGAGGATGTGGCTCGGTGGTGAGGAGGAGCTGCTCGCGCTCGACCTTGCCTCGCGTGGCTGGTGGATGTGCTGGGCGGAGGACGTGGTGATCCACCACGCGCCGTCGCGGCTGCGGGACCCGAGGCGCCGCAGGCAACTGGGCATCCGCAACACGCTGTGGACGTTGTGGCTGCGAAGGCCGGTGCCAGGGGCCGCGCGCAGAACCGCCGACGTGCTGCGTTCCGCACCCGCCGACCTCGCCACCGCATCGGCCGTGCTGGAGGCGGTGCGAGGGCTGCCGTGGGTGCTCAGGCAGCGGCGGGTCGTGCCCGACAGCGTGGAACGGGGGCTGCGTGCGCTCGAGCACGCGCAGCGAAGCTCCGTGGCGCGCCGTTACGTGGGTTGA
- a CDS encoding ATP-dependent Clp protease ATP-binding subunit — protein MTGFFGADPGPSPFDQLLAQFFGNAVPGRRPSAVGITRLMSEQALALVSAAVRKAEEWGGNELDSTHLLWAATRVPGSRELIQRAGADPDALADRVEREAGRGHGRTAAHPVLTPAAKRTLLDAHQMSRGLRSSYIGPEHVLLALVANHESQAGRFLGEAGVTPEAMQRAFTDPTATPGAVRAGQQQPSSDTPTLDSYGRDLTAMARDGEIDPVVGRDDEIEQTIEVLSRRTKNNPVLIGEAGVGKTAIVEGLAQRITDGQVPETLGERRVIQLDLTAMVAGTRYRGDFEERMSKLLDEIRSNKDRLIVFIDELHTVVGAGASEGSMGAGNMLKPALARGELHIVGATTLDEYRENIENDPAFERRFQPILVPEPNVEDTLAILHGLRDQYEAHHQVSFTDEALSAAASLSDRYITDRYLPDKAIDLIDQAGARVRMRAGREPEQVRELEARLEQLCRDRDQAVSEEHYERASSLRDEINDLRGRLAEAKRGNGVAGAPEVGAVDIAEVVSRLTGVPVAQLTQQERERLLHLEEHLHGRVVGQDDAVAAVSEAVRRTRAGLAEPNRPSGSFLFLGPTGVGKTELARALAEALFGSEDRMIRLDMSEYGERHTVSRLVGAPPGYVGYEEAGQLTEAVRRRPYSVILLDEIEKAHPDVFNMLLQVLDDGRLTDGRGRTVNFTNTVLIMTSNVGSELVLSGTQGALGFAPSREEDTDEPLRERLMRRLRETFRPEFLNRIDEIIVFRKLSAVQLEQVTSLLLEETRRKAHAQAVEVEFDQQAVRWLAEAGYQPEYGARPLRRTIQREVDNVLSRMLLNGEVAEGDRVRIAVRDGHLTFDVSSRTPA, from the coding sequence ATGACCGGCTTCTTCGGGGCCGACCCAGGTCCGAGCCCGTTCGACCAGCTGCTCGCCCAGTTCTTCGGCAACGCCGTGCCGGGCAGGCGCCCCTCCGCGGTCGGTATCACGCGCCTGATGAGCGAGCAGGCGCTGGCGCTGGTCTCGGCGGCCGTGCGCAAGGCGGAGGAGTGGGGCGGCAACGAACTGGACTCCACGCACCTGCTGTGGGCGGCGACCCGGGTCCCGGGCAGCAGGGAGCTGATCCAGCGGGCCGGGGCCGACCCGGACGCACTCGCCGACAGGGTCGAGCGCGAAGCGGGACGTGGCCACGGGCGCACCGCGGCCCACCCGGTGCTGACCCCGGCCGCCAAGCGCACGCTGCTGGACGCCCACCAGATGTCGAGGGGGCTGCGCTCGTCCTACATCGGTCCCGAGCACGTACTGCTGGCGCTGGTGGCCAACCACGAGTCACAGGCAGGCCGGTTCCTCGGCGAGGCGGGCGTGACACCGGAGGCGATGCAGCGCGCCTTCACCGACCCGACCGCCACGCCCGGTGCCGTCCGGGCGGGCCAGCAGCAGCCCAGCAGCGACACCCCGACACTCGACAGCTACGGCCGCGACCTGACCGCGATGGCCCGCGACGGCGAGATCGACCCCGTCGTCGGCCGCGACGACGAGATCGAGCAAACCATCGAGGTGCTTTCCAGGCGCACCAAGAACAACCCGGTGCTCATCGGCGAGGCCGGTGTCGGCAAGACCGCGATCGTGGAGGGCCTCGCGCAGCGCATCACCGACGGGCAGGTGCCGGAGACGCTCGGCGAGCGGCGGGTGATCCAGCTCGACCTCACCGCCATGGTGGCCGGTACCCGCTACCGGGGCGACTTCGAGGAACGCATGAGCAAGCTGCTCGACGAGATCCGGTCGAACAAGGACCGGCTCATCGTGTTCATCGACGAACTGCACACCGTGGTCGGCGCGGGGGCGTCGGAGGGCTCGATGGGGGCGGGCAACATGCTCAAACCCGCGCTGGCAAGGGGAGAGCTGCATATCGTCGGCGCCACCACGCTCGACGAGTATCGCGAGAACATCGAGAACGACCCGGCATTCGAGCGGCGGTTCCAGCCGATCCTGGTGCCGGAGCCGAACGTTGAGGACACTCTGGCGATCCTGCACGGGCTGCGCGATCAGTACGAGGCGCACCACCAGGTGAGCTTCACCGACGAGGCGCTGAGCGCTGCGGCTTCGCTTTCCGACCGCTACATCACCGACCGTTACCTGCCGGACAAGGCGATCGACCTGATCGACCAGGCGGGCGCGAGGGTACGGATGCGCGCGGGCCGGGAGCCGGAGCAGGTGCGTGAGCTGGAGGCGCGGCTGGAGCAACTGTGCCGCGACCGCGACCAGGCGGTCAGCGAGGAGCACTACGAACGGGCCTCCTCGTTGCGCGACGAGATCAACGACCTGCGTGGCCGCCTCGCCGAGGCCAAGCGTGGCAACGGGGTGGCGGGCGCGCCGGAAGTGGGTGCCGTCGACATCGCCGAGGTCGTTTCGCGGCTCACCGGCGTTCCGGTGGCGCAACTGACCCAGCAGGAACGGGAGCGGCTGCTGCACCTGGAGGAGCACCTGCACGGCAGGGTCGTCGGCCAGGACGACGCCGTTGCAGCGGTTTCGGAGGCGGTGCGCAGGACAAGGGCGGGGTTGGCCGAGCCCAACCGGCCGTCCGGCAGCTTCCTGTTCCTCGGCCCGACCGGGGTCGGCAAGACCGAACTCGCCCGCGCGCTCGCGGAGGCGTTGTTCGGCAGCGAGGACAGGATGATCCGGCTCGACATGTCCGAGTACGGCGAGCGGCACACGGTGAGCAGGCTCGTCGGCGCGCCACCCGGTTACGTCGGCTACGAGGAGGCCGGTCAGCTCACCGAGGCGGTGCGCAGGAGGCCCTACTCGGTGATACTGCTGGACGAGATCGAGAAGGCGCACCCCGACGTGTTCAACATGCTGTTGCAGGTGCTCGACGACGGCAGGCTCACCGACGGGCGGGGCCGCACGGTGAACTTCACCAACACCGTGCTGATCATGACGAGCAACGTCGGGTCGGAGCTGGTGCTCAGCGGCACGCAGGGCGCGCTCGGGTTCGCCCCTTCCCGCGAGGAGGACACCGACGAGCCGCTGCGGGAGCGGTTGATGCGACGGCTGCGGGAGACGTTCCGCCCGGAGTTCCTCAACCGCATCGACGAGATCATCGTGTTCCGCAAGCTGTCGGCGGTGCAGCTGGAGCAGGTCACCTCGCTGCTGCTGGAGGAGACGCGACGCAAGGCACACGCGCAGGCCGTGGAGGTCGAGTTCGACCAGCAGGCGGTGCGCTGGCTGGCTGAGGCGGGTTACCAGCCGGAGTACGGTGCCCGCCCGCTGCGCCGCACCATCCAGCGTGAGGTGGACAACGTACTGTCGCGGATGCTGCTCAACGGAGAGGTCGCGGAGGGCGACCGGGTGCGCATCGCCGTCCGGGACGGCCACCTGACGTTCGACGTCTCCAGCAGGACACCGGCCTGA
- a CDS encoding glycosyltransferase gives MKISMVSEHASPLAALGEADGGGQNVHVAELSAGLTRAGHEVTVYTRREDDVQPDEVHMPAGYRVVHVPAGPRRHVPKDELLPHMGQFARFLEREWRGSRPDLVHAHFWMSGVASLLAAKEVNVPVVQTYHALGVVKRRNQGPADTSPADRIHLERLVGRNAARVAATCSDEVFELVRMGLPRSRISVVPCGVDLERFTPHGERARRGGDRHRIVAVGRLVPRKGFDIAIAALRHLPDTELIIAGGPQEGRLAEDEEALRLRRFAEQHGVADRVRLVGQVARPDMPALLRSADVVVTTPWYEPFGIVPLEAMACGVPVVAAAVGGLIDTVVDGVTGIHVPPRQPDAVATAVRKLLSDGALRDAYGIAGADRARCRYSWDRIATDTLRVYERAVPSAALGEETG, from the coding sequence ATGAAGATCTCCATGGTTTCCGAGCACGCCAGCCCGCTGGCCGCACTCGGCGAGGCCGACGGCGGGGGCCAGAACGTACATGTCGCCGAGCTTTCGGCAGGTCTGACCAGGGCCGGACATGAGGTGACCGTCTACACGCGGCGTGAGGACGACGTCCAGCCCGACGAGGTGCACATGCCCGCCGGGTATCGCGTGGTGCACGTACCCGCCGGGCCACGCAGGCACGTGCCCAAGGACGAGTTGCTGCCGCACATGGGTCAGTTCGCCCGCTTCCTGGAGCGCGAATGGCGTGGCAGCCGGCCGGACCTGGTACACGCGCACTTCTGGATGTCGGGCGTGGCCTCGCTGCTCGCGGCCAAGGAAGTCAACGTCCCGGTCGTGCAGACCTACCACGCCCTCGGCGTGGTCAAGCGGCGCAACCAGGGCCCGGCCGACACCAGCCCGGCCGACCGCATCCACCTGGAACGCCTGGTGGGGCGCAACGCGGCCAGGGTGGCGGCCACCTGCTCGGACGAGGTGTTCGAGCTGGTGCGGATGGGGTTGCCTCGATCCCGCATCTCCGTGGTGCCGTGCGGGGTGGACCTGGAACGCTTCACCCCGCACGGCGAGCGTGCGCGAAGGGGCGGCGACCGCCACCGCATCGTGGCCGTCGGCAGGCTGGTGCCGCGCAAGGGGTTCGACATCGCCATCGCGGCGCTGCGCCACCTTCCCGACACCGAACTGATCATCGCGGGTGGGCCGCAGGAGGGCAGGCTCGCCGAGGACGAGGAGGCGCTGCGGCTGCGAAGGTTCGCCGAACAGCACGGTGTCGCCGACCGGGTTCGACTGGTCGGTCAGGTGGCGCGGCCCGACATGCCCGCACTGCTGCGTTCCGCCGACGTCGTCGTCACCACGCCGTGGTACGAGCCGTTCGGGATCGTGCCGCTGGAGGCGATGGCGTGCGGCGTGCCGGTGGTCGCTGCCGCCGTCGGCGGCCTCATCGACACCGTCGTGGACGGCGTCACGGGCATCCACGTCCCCCCGAGGCAGCCGGACGCGGTGGCGACGGCGGTGCGCAAGCTGCTGTCCGACGGCGCGCTGCGCGACGCCTACGGCATCGCGGGCGCCGACAGGGCCCGCTGCCGCTACTCGTGGGACCGCATCGCCACCGACACGCTGCGCGTCTACGAACGCGCCGTGCCCAGCGCCGCGCTGGGCGAGGAAACCGGCTGA
- a CDS encoding glycosyltransferase, whose translation MRLLVWHVHGSWTSAFVRGGHTYLLPTVDTGGPWGRGRCGRDWPDSAVEVPFEQVGDAGVDAVVLQRPEEIELAQRLLGRRIGSEVPAVYVEHNTPRDHAATSRHPLADRGDIPLVHVTHFNELMWDNGIAPTVVIGHGIVDPGYRYTGELPRAAVLINEPVRRNRIVGTDLLAAFAEVAPVDLYGMGLDELSIRGVTPVGDLRQEELHTRMARDRVYVHTARWTSLGLSLLEAMHLGMPVVSLATTEAATSVPPDAGFVSTDVTELTSAVRTLIESPDLAARMGKSGREHALAQFGLGSFLREWDALLGRLVP comes from the coding sequence ATGAGGCTGCTCGTGTGGCACGTGCACGGCTCCTGGACTTCCGCATTCGTCCGGGGCGGGCACACCTATCTGCTGCCCACTGTGGACACAGGCGGGCCGTGGGGAAGGGGCCGCTGCGGCAGGGACTGGCCCGATTCCGCCGTGGAAGTGCCCTTCGAGCAGGTCGGTGACGCGGGTGTGGACGCGGTGGTGTTGCAGCGGCCCGAGGAGATCGAACTCGCGCAGCGCCTGCTCGGCAGGCGAATCGGCAGCGAAGTTCCCGCGGTCTACGTCGAGCACAACACCCCGCGCGACCATGCCGCCACGAGCAGGCATCCGCTCGCCGACCGCGGCGACATCCCGCTGGTGCACGTCACGCACTTCAACGAGTTGATGTGGGACAACGGCATCGCACCCACCGTTGTCATCGGGCACGGCATCGTGGACCCCGGCTACCGCTACACCGGCGAGCTACCGAGAGCGGCCGTGCTCATCAACGAGCCGGTGCGAAGGAACCGGATCGTCGGTACCGACCTGCTTGCCGCCTTCGCCGAGGTCGCCCCGGTGGACCTGTACGGCATGGGACTCGACGAGTTGTCCATCCGCGGCGTCACCCCGGTCGGCGATCTGCGCCAGGAGGAGCTGCACACGAGGATGGCGCGCGACCGTGTCTACGTGCACACGGCTCGCTGGACCTCGCTGGGCCTGTCCCTGCTCGAAGCCATGCATCTCGGCATGCCGGTGGTCTCGCTGGCGACCACCGAGGCCGCCACCTCGGTGCCGCCGGACGCCGGGTTCGTCTCCACCGACGTCACGGAACTGACCTCGGCGGTACGCACGCTGATCGAATCTCCTGACCTCGCAGCGCGGATGGGCAAGTCGGGGCGCGAGCACGCCCTCGCACAGTTCGGGCTCGGTTCCTTCCTGCGCGAATGGGACGCCCTGCTCGGCAGGCTCGTGCCGTGA
- a CDS encoding DUF4383 domain-containing protein, which produces MSDVPVNVGHGWRPRVPWLQLTALLIGLWYLALGIAGFVTHGTTIGPDDSRTVWGFANSALLNFWHTLIGLLGVFGAYREGTTRVFGVLTFVGFAGLTAYSILATVLTDQADLANVAASNTWLYGFTALAGLLLAFLPVRQEDPRRRR; this is translated from the coding sequence ATGAGCGATGTTCCGGTCAACGTCGGCCACGGGTGGCGTCCGCGAGTCCCGTGGCTACAGCTCACGGCCCTGCTCATCGGATTGTGGTACCTGGCGTTGGGCATAGCCGGATTCGTCACTCACGGCACCACCATCGGGCCGGACGATTCGCGGACGGTGTGGGGTTTCGCCAACAGCGCGTTGCTCAACTTCTGGCACACGCTCATCGGCCTGCTCGGGGTGTTCGGGGCGTACCGGGAAGGGACCACCCGGGTGTTCGGCGTGCTGACGTTCGTCGGGTTCGCCGGACTGACCGCCTACAGCATCCTCGCCACCGTCCTCACCGATCAGGCCGACCTCGCGAACGTGGCGGCGTCGAACACGTGGTTGTACGGGTTCACCGCGCTGGCCGGGCTGCTGCTCGCTTTCCTTCCGGTACGGCAGGAGGACCCACGACGACGTCGCTAG
- a CDS encoding ATP-binding protein, which translates to MHKRELADWLGPRTSGHVELRVSAEPRLLPLLRSVARMAASGEGLDPDAVTDVTVAVDEACASLIQHSVPGAVLTCRYVVAGGCLCVAVSATTSHGSVPDSHTFGWRVLDGVTDAVSAWRLEPDALRAIDRVVHIDFAKQFAHGRPG; encoded by the coding sequence ATGCACAAGCGTGAACTCGCCGACTGGCTCGGCCCCAGGACCAGCGGACACGTCGAACTCCGCGTCTCCGCGGAGCCTCGGCTGCTGCCGTTGCTGAGGTCGGTGGCGCGGATGGCCGCCTCGGGTGAAGGGCTCGACCCGGACGCGGTCACCGACGTCACCGTGGCCGTCGACGAGGCGTGCGCGAGCCTGATCCAGCACTCGGTGCCCGGAGCCGTGCTCACGTGTCGTTACGTCGTCGCAGGCGGTTGCCTGTGCGTGGCCGTCTCCGCCACGACGAGCCACGGCTCGGTGCCCGACAGCCACACCTTCGGCTGGCGGGTGCTGGACGGGGTCACCGACGCGGTGTCCGCATGGCGGCTGGAGCCGGACGCCCTGCGTGCGATCGATCGCGTCGTGCACATCGACTTCGCCAAGCAGTTTGCCCACGGCCGCCCGGGGTAG
- a CDS encoding phage holin family protein, producing MVYQRHDAMVDERSVAQLVTDLSEQTSRLVRDEMKLAMAELQSKGKHLGVGAGLAGAAGVIAFFGAGTMLAAAVLALALVLPAWAAALVIGGGLLLLAGLIGLIGKGQVRRAGPPVPREAVDSVRKDIDTVRERFRQ from the coding sequence ATGGTCTACCAACGGCACGACGCCATGGTCGACGAGCGTTCGGTGGCGCAGCTTGTCACTGATCTGTCCGAGCAGACGAGCAGGCTCGTCCGGGACGAGATGAAGCTCGCCATGGCAGAGTTGCAGAGCAAGGGCAAGCACCTCGGAGTGGGAGCCGGACTGGCGGGTGCTGCGGGAGTGATCGCGTTCTTCGGCGCGGGCACGATGCTCGCCGCGGCCGTCCTCGCGCTCGCCCTCGTTCTGCCCGCATGGGCGGCCGCGCTCGTCATCGGTGGTGGCCTGTTGCTGCTCGCCGGGCTGATCGGACTGATCGGCAAGGGCCAGGTGCGGCGAGCCGGCCCGCCGGTGCCGAGGGAGGCGGTCGACAGCGTGCGCAAGGACATCGACACCGTCAGGGAGCGGTTCCGGCAATGA
- a CDS encoding DUF3618 domain-containing protein, protein MSTPEDFPQTVEQARTDIELTREELGDTAQALAHKLNVPQRTKEQVRMRSSVAVSRLRENAVPLAVVGALAALVVGGVLTWRMKR, encoded by the coding sequence ATGAGCACGCCAGAAGACTTCCCGCAAACGGTCGAGCAGGCCCGCACAGATATCGAGCTGACCCGCGAGGAACTCGGTGACACCGCGCAGGCGCTGGCGCACAAGCTGAACGTGCCGCAGCGCACCAAGGAACAGGTGCGGATGCGGTCGTCGGTCGCGGTGAGCAGGCTGCGTGAGAACGCCGTACCGCTGGCCGTTGTCGGCGCACTCGCCGCACTCGTCGTCGGCGGGGTGCTGACCTGGAGGATGAAGCGATGA
- a CDS encoding DUF4235 domain-containing protein encodes MKVLYRPLSLLVSTGGALLAGAVFRKVWRLVSGEDEAPQPTDRRFSIWEVVAAAAMQGAVAGAVRAAVDRAGAAGYEKATGSWPGDDGDE; translated from the coding sequence ATGAAGGTGCTCTACCGGCCGCTGAGCCTGCTGGTGAGCACGGGCGGGGCACTGCTCGCCGGTGCCGTGTTCCGTAAGGTCTGGCGACTGGTCAGCGGCGAGGACGAGGCGCCCCAGCCCACGGATCGCCGGTTCTCGATCTGGGAGGTGGTCGCCGCCGCCGCGATGCAGGGCGCTGTCGCGGGGGCGGTACGCGCCGCCGTGGACCGCGCCGGAGCCGCGGGCTACGAGAAGGCGACCGGCTCCTGGCCTGGGGACGACGGGGACGAGTAG
- a CDS encoding HemK2/MTQ2 family protein methyltransferase, with translation MVLLRAPGVYRPQEDTHLLCDAMLAAPVPARGRVLDIGTGTGALALRAARAGAAEVVALDVSRRALATAWVNARLRRLPVRTRRGDAGEVADRPPLGRFDLVLANPPYVPWPGEGRRCLRWDAGPDGRAVLDPLCVGMPELLAPHGFLLLVQSTLCGVDRTEDRLRGSGLKTSVVARRHLPFGSVLRGRRAYLERAGLIEPGQREEELVVIRADRTKPSA, from the coding sequence GTGGTCTTGCTGAGGGCACCTGGGGTCTACCGGCCCCAGGAGGACACCCACCTGCTCTGCGACGCGATGCTGGCCGCCCCCGTGCCCGCGCGTGGCCGGGTACTGGACATCGGGACCGGAACGGGGGCGCTCGCGTTGCGGGCGGCCCGCGCCGGGGCGGCCGAGGTGGTGGCCCTCGACGTGTCACGCCGTGCGCTGGCGACGGCATGGGTCAACGCGCGGCTTCGGCGGCTACCGGTGCGCACCCGTAGGGGCGACGCCGGTGAGGTCGCCGATCGCCCGCCATTGGGCCGGTTCGATCTGGTGCTGGCCAACCCGCCGTACGTGCCGTGGCCCGGCGAAGGGCGGCGCTGCCTGCGCTGGGACGCCGGGCCCGACGGCAGGGCGGTACTCGACCCGCTGTGCGTCGGCATGCCCGAACTGCTGGCACCGCACGGCTTCCTGCTGCTGGTGCAGTCGACGCTGTGCGGTGTGGACCGAACCGAGGACCGGCTTCGCGGGTCGGGACTGAAGACGTCGGTGGTGGCGCGCCGCCACCTGCCGTTCGGGTCCGTGCTGCGCGGCAGGAGGGCCTATCTGGAACGGGCCGGGCTCATCGAACCCGGACAGCGCGAAGAGGAGCTGGTGGTGATCCGTGCCGACCGAACCAAGCCGTCGGCGTGA
- a CDS encoding CDGSH iron-sulfur domain-containing protein encodes MPTEPSRRREPRRVTVVPGGPILVEGPVEIRVQPTGEHGREAGGRDDGNGAATVVSERFQVAICACRRSKTYPFCDTSHRRKR; translated from the coding sequence GTGCCGACCGAACCAAGCCGTCGGCGTGAGCCGAGGCGAGTCACCGTCGTACCGGGCGGGCCCATCCTGGTGGAGGGACCCGTGGAGATCCGGGTGCAGCCGACCGGCGAGCACGGCCGCGAAGCCGGAGGGCGAGACGACGGCAACGGCGCCGCCACCGTCGTCTCGGAACGCTTCCAGGTGGCCATCTGCGCGTGCCGTCGCAGCAAGACCTACCCGTTCTGCGATACCAGCCACCGTCGAAAGCGCTGA
- a CDS encoding iron-containing redox enzyme family protein, with protein MPTPTATPSAQATENEAIPALPLPRGPHSAAIVTALAGSPRARHRLPTDVTGSHPYGDDVQLALQICYELHYRGFAGVDPDWEWHPALLRTRAALEGRLLAALRADVAGGDDVAGVLDDLLVEPVNGGGVTHWLRDEGTWWQLREYLVHRSIYHLKEADPHAWVIPRLRGQAKAALVAVEFDEFGGGRYERMHSRLYADLLESAGLRTGYLHYLEHVPPQAFAPVNLMSLFGLHRSLRGALVGHFAAAEITTAPSATRIVAALQRLGAPAGCLPFFTEHVEADAVHEQVVRREVIGDLLRREPWLAPDVVFGIQATDLLEGHLAQHLLSRWRSGESSLRLPLR; from the coding sequence ATTCCGACACCCACGGCGACACCCTCGGCGCAGGCCACCGAGAACGAGGCGATCCCGGCTCTGCCGCTACCGCGAGGGCCGCACTCCGCGGCGATCGTGACCGCCCTCGCGGGGAGTCCGCGTGCGCGGCACCGGCTGCCGACCGACGTCACCGGAAGCCACCCCTACGGCGATGACGTGCAGTTGGCCCTACAGATCTGCTACGAGCTGCACTACCGCGGTTTCGCGGGCGTCGACCCCGACTGGGAGTGGCACCCGGCGCTGCTACGCACCCGCGCCGCGCTGGAGGGGCGGCTGCTTGCCGCGCTGCGCGCCGATGTGGCAGGAGGCGACGACGTGGCGGGCGTGCTCGACGACCTGCTCGTCGAGCCGGTCAACGGCGGCGGCGTCACCCACTGGCTGCGCGACGAGGGCACCTGGTGGCAGCTTCGCGAGTACCTCGTGCACCGCTCGATCTACCACCTCAAGGAGGCCGACCCGCACGCGTGGGTCATCCCCCGGCTACGCGGGCAGGCCAAGGCCGCGCTGGTGGCGGTGGAGTTCGACGAGTTCGGCGGCGGCCGGTACGAGCGGATGCACTCGCGGCTGTACGCCGATCTGCTCGAATCGGCGGGACTGCGCACCGGCTATCTGCACTACCTGGAACACGTCCCGCCGCAAGCGTTCGCGCCGGTCAACCTGATGTCGCTGTTCGGCCTGCACCGTAGCCTGCGTGGCGCGCTCGTCGGGCACTTCGCCGCGGCCGAGATCACCACCGCGCCCAGCGCGACGCGCATCGTCGCGGCACTGCAGCGGCTCGGCGCGCCCGCTGGCTGCCTGCCGTTCTTCACCGAACACGTCGAGGCCGACGCCGTGCACGAGCAGGTGGTGCGCCGCGAGGTGATCGGCGACCTGCTGCGGCGCGAACCCTGGCTGGCCCCCGACGTCGTGTTCGGCATACAGGCGACCGACCTGCTGGAAGGCCACCTCGCCCAGCACCTGCTCTCCCGCTGGCGCTCGGGTGAGTCCTCGCTTCGGCTTCCGCTGCGGTAG
- a CDS encoding RNA polymerase sigma-70 factor, which produces MATGPEQWRVFEDARPRLFALAYRLLGSASDAEDAVQDTALRFHAADREALRTPQAWLTRVLTNVCLNRLTSARSRRERYVGPWLPEPVDTTRADLGPLENAAQRESVSMAVLVLLERLTPPERAVFVLREAFGYSHREIAELLRLSETNCQQLYHRARGHVTAGRARFAASAEHGQQLARRFLAAARGGDIDALRELLAADVVVWADGGGMASAARRPVRGAERVARYLSWMSREQPGLRVVVTELNGQPGLVAVVEEHVLLAVVLEPGPDRITGIKIVANPDKLAFLSTQLL; this is translated from the coding sequence GTGGCCACGGGGCCGGAGCAGTGGCGGGTTTTCGAGGACGCGCGTCCCCGGCTGTTCGCGCTGGCGTACCGGCTGCTCGGTTCGGCGTCGGACGCTGAGGATGCCGTACAGGACACGGCTTTGCGGTTCCACGCGGCTGATCGCGAGGCGCTGCGGACACCGCAGGCATGGCTGACCAGGGTGCTGACGAACGTGTGTCTGAATCGGCTCACCTCGGCGCGTTCGCGGCGGGAGCGGTATGTGGGGCCGTGGTTGCCCGAACCGGTGGACACCACGCGGGCGGATCTGGGCCCGCTGGAGAACGCGGCGCAGCGGGAATCGGTTTCGATGGCGGTCCTCGTACTGCTGGAGCGGTTGACGCCGCCGGAGCGTGCGGTGTTCGTGCTGCGAGAGGCCTTCGGTTACAGCCACCGCGAGATAGCCGAGTTGTTGCGGCTGAGCGAGACCAACTGCCAGCAGCTGTACCACCGTGCGCGCGGACACGTTACGGCGGGCCGCGCCAGGTTCGCCGCCTCCGCCGAGCACGGGCAGCAACTGGCGAGGCGATTCCTGGCCGCTGCCAGGGGCGGCGACATCGACGCGCTGCGCGAGTTGCTCGCCGCGGACGTGGTGGTGTGGGCCGACGGCGGCGGCATGGCCTCGGCGGCGCGTCGCCCGGTGCGGGGCGCCGAGCGGGTGGCTCGCTACCTGAGCTGGATGAGCCGCGAGCAACCGGGGCTGCGAGTTGTCGTCACCGAACTGAACGGCCAGCCGGGTCTGGTCGCGGTGGTGGAAGAGCACGTGTTGCTGGCGGTGGTGCTGGAGCCGGGGCCCGACCGCATCACCGGAATCAAGATCGTCGCCAATCCCGACAAGCTCGCTTTCCTTTCCACGCAACTGCTATGA